The Micromonospora sp. Llam0 genome includes a window with the following:
- a CDS encoding AAA family ATPase, which produces MRPLRLDLAGFTVFRVETTVDFTDADFFALVGPTGSGKSSVLDAICFALYGVVPRWGSSRGIASALAPSATEARVRLVFESAGSRYVATRVIRRDARGAVKTGNAGLQLMPPGFDVTRLDTGMSPDDLGEVLAGTPAEMEQAVLDAVGLPYEQFTTCVLLPQGRFADFLHAKPATRQQILVNLLGLHVYERVRERATARAGAAEAAVAAVDQLLGGLSDADEAAVAAAAGQVDAMRALATSVDATLPRLTQAQQAVATAADQVTALDDEIGLLAGVAAPAAAARLADQAAAARVAAADADRAVADAEEREEKVRAELAAIGDPADRRLLLQTHAERDRVATESAELAPALAAAQAEQVASQAALRSARSAAEAADLELDRARQAYQEAQSADLAAALRHDLVAGADCPVCAQPVSTVPPVPAGSRVAEAKSAGQAARAAADQARQAVADAEQSLRGVDRAVDRARVRAEQLTTRLAQLDARLSDSPGADALRTDLGTVDRLQRALDDAGGQVRRAREAARQAQRAAVTGEQRLQAGWREFDAGRDAVARLAPPAADRTDLAAAWALLTDWAHQLLAERRTARAEADGRLASARDAASGVATDIDELFVAAGMSPPAGADPAGYRQAAALVVQRAQTDHERVTERFAQAGELRGRRADQERQAQLARTLAGHLRANNFERWLLVEALDLLVDGASRILRELSSGQYELVHDAGEFFVVDHHDAGLRRGVRTLSGGETFQASLALALSLSEQLAGMSASAASLESIVLDEGFGSLDAATLDTVAATLEGLAARGDRMVGLVTHVPALAERVPVRFEVSKDARTARVRRSGL; this is translated from the coding sequence GTGAGGCCGCTGCGGCTGGACCTGGCCGGATTCACCGTGTTCCGAGTGGAGACCACGGTCGACTTCACCGACGCCGACTTCTTCGCCCTCGTCGGGCCTACCGGGTCGGGCAAGTCCAGCGTCCTCGACGCGATCTGTTTCGCCCTGTACGGCGTGGTGCCGCGTTGGGGCAGCAGCCGGGGGATCGCATCCGCGCTGGCGCCGTCGGCCACCGAGGCCCGGGTACGGCTGGTGTTCGAGAGCGCCGGCAGCCGCTACGTCGCCACCCGGGTGATCCGTCGCGACGCGCGGGGCGCGGTCAAGACCGGCAACGCAGGCCTGCAGTTGATGCCGCCCGGGTTCGACGTGACCCGGCTGGACACCGGGATGAGCCCGGACGATCTCGGCGAGGTGCTGGCCGGCACGCCCGCAGAGATGGAGCAGGCCGTGCTGGACGCGGTTGGGCTGCCGTACGAGCAGTTCACCACCTGCGTACTGCTGCCGCAGGGCCGGTTCGCCGACTTCCTGCACGCCAAGCCGGCCACCCGGCAGCAGATCCTGGTCAACCTGCTCGGGCTGCACGTCTACGAACGGGTCCGGGAGCGGGCCACCGCCCGGGCGGGGGCCGCCGAGGCGGCGGTGGCGGCGGTGGACCAGTTGCTCGGCGGGCTCTCCGACGCCGACGAAGCGGCGGTGGCGGCCGCGGCGGGTCAGGTCGACGCGATGCGGGCGTTGGCGACCTCGGTCGACGCCACGCTGCCCCGGTTGACGCAGGCCCAGCAGGCGGTGGCGACCGCGGCCGACCAGGTGACGGCCCTGGACGACGAGATCGGGCTGTTGGCCGGCGTCGCCGCCCCGGCGGCCGCCGCCCGGCTGGCCGATCAGGCGGCGGCCGCCCGGGTCGCCGCCGCCGACGCGGACCGGGCCGTCGCCGACGCCGAGGAACGCGAGGAGAAGGTCCGCGCCGAGCTGGCCGCCATCGGTGACCCGGCCGACCGGCGGCTGCTGCTGCAGACACACGCCGAACGGGACCGGGTCGCCACCGAATCGGCCGAGCTGGCTCCGGCGCTCGCCGCCGCGCAGGCCGAGCAGGTCGCCAGCCAGGCGGCGCTGCGGTCGGCCCGGTCCGCCGCCGAGGCGGCGGACCTCGAGTTGGACCGTGCCCGGCAGGCGTACCAGGAGGCGCAGTCCGCCGACCTGGCCGCCGCGTTACGCCACGATCTCGTCGCCGGGGCGGACTGTCCGGTCTGCGCCCAGCCGGTGAGCACGGTGCCGCCGGTGCCGGCCGGGTCCCGGGTCGCCGAGGCGAAGTCCGCCGGTCAGGCCGCCCGGGCCGCCGCCGATCAGGCCCGCCAGGCGGTCGCCGACGCCGAGCAGTCGCTGCGCGGGGTGGATCGGGCCGTCGACCGGGCCAGGGTGCGGGCCGAGCAGCTGACCACCCGGTTGGCGCAGCTCGACGCCCGGTTGTCCGACTCGCCCGGCGCCGACGCGTTGCGCACCGACCTGGGCACGGTCGACCGGTTGCAGCGCGCCCTCGACGACGCCGGTGGCCAGGTCCGCCGGGCCCGGGAGGCGGCCCGTCAGGCGCAGCGCGCCGCCGTGACCGGCGAACAGCGGCTGCAGGCCGGCTGGCGGGAGTTCGACGCCGGTCGGGACGCCGTCGCCCGGCTGGCACCACCGGCCGCCGACCGCACCGATCTGGCCGCGGCGTGGGCGCTGCTGACCGACTGGGCGCACCAGTTGCTCGCCGAGCGCCGTACGGCGCGGGCGGAGGCGGACGGTCGGCTGGCTTCGGCCCGGGACGCGGCCAGCGGCGTCGCCACCGACATCGACGAACTGTTCGTCGCCGCCGGGATGTCACCGCCGGCCGGTGCCGATCCGGCCGGCTACCGGCAGGCGGCCGCGCTGGTGGTCCAGCGGGCGCAGACCGACCACGAACGGGTCACCGAACGGTTCGCCCAGGCAGGTGAGCTGCGCGGCAGGCGGGCCGACCAGGAGCGGCAGGCCCAGCTGGCCCGGACGTTGGCCGGGCACCTGCGGGCCAACAACTTCGAGCGGTGGCTGCTGGTCGAGGCGCTGGATCTGCTGGTCGACGGCGCGTCGCGGATCCTGCGGGAGCTCTCCTCCGGTCAGTACGAGCTGGTGCACGACGCCGGTGAGTTCTTCGTCGTCGACCACCACGACGCCGGACTGCGCCGCGGGGTACGCACCCTGTCCGGGGGGGAGACCTTCCAGGCGTCGCTGGCGCTCGCCCTGTCGTTGTCGGAGCAACTGGCCGGGATGTCGGCCAGCGCCGCCAGTTTGGAGTCGATCGTGCTGGACGAGGGCTTCGGCTCACTGGACGCGGCCACTCTGGACACCGTCGCCGCGACCCTGGAAGGGCTCGCCGCCCGGGGCGACCGGATGGTCGGCCTGGTGACCCACGTCCCGGCGTTGGCCGAGCGGGTGCCGGTCCGGTTCGAGGTCAGCAAGGACGCCCGTACGGCCCGGGTCCGGCGGAGCGGGCTGTGA
- a CDS encoding exonuclease SbcCD subunit D, whose translation MRILHTSDWHVGKILKGQARLPEQIQVLARVVEIARTERPDLVIVAGDLYDTSAPGPDATRVVTRALTALRGTGADVVAIGGNHDNGAALDALRPWADAAGITLRGTVRDNPDEHVITGNTGDGERWRLVALPFLSQRYAVRATEMYQLTAAEANQTYADHIGRVLARLTEGFGEPGVVDLITAHLTVVGGRSGGGEREVHTVLGYAVPATVFPTGAHYVALGHLHRAQQLEAPCPVRYSGSPLPIDFGEEDNVGSVSIVDVTAGTAARVREVPVDAATPLRTVRGTLDELAAGEYGDAWLRVFIREAPRAGLREEVQALLPRALDVRIDPEFTRSASAAGATHTPQRAGRAPGQLFADYLDARGHGDDDVRTLFDTLYEEVTSS comes from the coding sequence ATGCGGATCCTGCACACCTCCGACTGGCACGTCGGCAAGATCCTCAAGGGACAGGCCCGGTTGCCCGAGCAGATCCAGGTGCTCGCCCGGGTGGTCGAGATTGCCCGTACCGAACGCCCGGACCTGGTGATCGTCGCCGGTGACCTGTACGACACCTCCGCTCCCGGACCGGACGCCACCCGGGTGGTCACCCGGGCGTTGACCGCGCTGCGCGGCACCGGTGCCGACGTGGTGGCGATCGGCGGCAACCACGACAACGGGGCCGCACTGGACGCGCTGCGGCCGTGGGCCGACGCCGCCGGCATCACCCTGCGCGGCACGGTCCGCGACAACCCGGACGAGCACGTGATCACCGGCAACACCGGCGACGGCGAACGGTGGCGGCTGGTCGCGCTGCCGTTCCTGTCCCAGCGGTACGCCGTCCGGGCCACCGAGATGTACCAGCTGACCGCGGCCGAAGCCAACCAGACGTACGCCGACCACATCGGACGGGTGCTGGCCCGGCTCACCGAAGGGTTCGGTGAGCCGGGTGTGGTCGACCTGATCACCGCCCACCTGACCGTGGTCGGCGGGCGGTCCGGCGGCGGCGAGCGGGAGGTGCACACCGTTCTCGGGTACGCCGTACCGGCCACCGTCTTCCCGACCGGGGCGCACTACGTGGCGCTCGGCCACCTGCACCGCGCCCAGCAGCTTGAGGCGCCCTGCCCGGTACGCTACAGCGGCAGTCCGCTGCCCATCGACTTCGGCGAGGAGGACAACGTCGGGTCGGTCAGCATCGTCGACGTCACCGCCGGCACCGCCGCCCGGGTACGCGAGGTGCCGGTGGACGCGGCCACCCCGCTGCGCACCGTCCGCGGCACCCTCGACGAACTGGCCGCCGGCGAGTACGGCGACGCCTGGCTGCGGGTGTTCATCCGGGAGGCACCCCGGGCCGGGCTGCGCGAAGAGGTGCAGGCGCTGCTGCCCCGGGCGTTGGACGTGCGCATCGACCCGGAGTTCACCCGGTCCGCGTCCGCCGCCGGCGCGACGCACACCCCGCAGCGGGCCGGCCGGGCACCCGGGCAGCTGTTCGCCGACTACCTCGACGCGCGCGGGCACGGCGACGACGACGTACGGACCCTGTTCGACACGCTGTACGAGGAGGTGACCTCGTCGTGA
- a CDS encoding DNA-3-methyladenine glycosylase translates to MVVQRWASEGTPEPAGAAPELTGAAPARVRVLRPPDGYQLAGSVRPLAMGRHDPCARWLADTFWWTARTPAGPATLALRRHGGELVAAGYGPGASQICDIADAVAGLRDDVTDFLPLARRHPVVAAVVRRHAGVRLPATGQVFARLLRAVLEQKVTGAEAYRGYAATVRRFGVPAPGPVADLWVAPEPTALAAAPYWSLHPLGIEQRRAQALCGAAAVADRLSDSADPQTATRRLTALPGIGPWTAAEVVRVAFGAADAVSVGDYHLPNTVAWALAGEARGTDTRMLELLEPFRGHRGRVCLLLELAGVRAPRFGPRAPVRSFAGY, encoded by the coding sequence ATGGTCGTGCAGAGATGGGCGTCCGAGGGCACGCCGGAGCCGGCCGGGGCCGCGCCGGAGCTGACCGGTGCCGCACCGGCACGGGTCCGGGTGCTGCGGCCGCCGGACGGCTACCAGTTGGCCGGCTCGGTGCGGCCGCTGGCGATGGGACGGCACGACCCGTGCGCCCGGTGGCTGGCGGACACCTTCTGGTGGACCGCCCGTACCCCGGCCGGCCCAGCGACCCTGGCGCTACGCCGACACGGCGGCGAACTCGTCGCCGCCGGCTACGGACCCGGCGCCAGCCAGATCTGCGACATCGCCGACGCGGTCGCCGGGCTCCGCGATGACGTGACCGATTTCCTGCCCCTGGCCCGCCGGCATCCGGTCGTCGCGGCGGTGGTCCGCCGCCACGCCGGCGTCCGGCTCCCGGCCACCGGGCAGGTGTTCGCCCGGCTGCTGCGGGCCGTGCTGGAACAAAAGGTCACCGGCGCGGAGGCGTACCGCGGGTACGCCGCGACAGTCCGCCGGTTCGGCGTACCCGCTCCCGGCCCGGTCGCCGATCTCTGGGTCGCCCCGGAGCCGACCGCCCTCGCCGCCGCGCCGTACTGGTCGCTGCATCCGCTGGGCATCGAGCAACGACGGGCGCAGGCCCTGTGCGGCGCGGCGGCGGTCGCCGACCGGCTGTCGGACAGCGCCGACCCGCAGACGGCCACCCGGCGGTTGACCGCGCTGCCCGGGATCGGCCCGTGGACCGCCGCCGAGGTGGTCCGAGTGGCGTTCGGCGCGGCCGACGCGGTGAGCGTCGGCGACTACCACCTGCCGAACACGGTGGCCTGGGCGCTGGCCGGCGAGGCCCGCGGGACCGACACCCGGATGCTCGAACTACTGGAGCCGTTCCGGGGGCACCGCGGTCGGGTCTGCCTGCTGCTGGAGCTGGCCGGGGTACGGGCGCCCCGGTTCGGGCCCCGGGCCCCGGTCCGCTCCTTCGCCGGCTACTGA
- a CDS encoding zf-HC2 domain-containing protein, with protein sequence MTRSAHWDVGAYAIGALDADDVELFEEHLAGCWACAAELESLIPIVGLMSTVDIDQLEDSPVLPQSGPTGVNRAGGADDSDGGAPVPIRQTVRSDVDQLRGPGQVRPLGRAGRSRRLFAGRPLQIAAGFVLMATLTGFSFFAGSAWSGGSATPQAGPQTSVSASPSPVDPQSGVGGPEVTGEKFNAVDPTTGVEADVVLEEAAWGTQVSFALRRVPGPMQCRIVVLRASGTAEVISTWKVPDAGYGTAEQPAPLLLSTSTAAPRDDIERIQFQAVDQSGVATAIVTVPV encoded by the coding sequence ATGACACGGTCCGCCCACTGGGACGTCGGAGCGTACGCGATCGGTGCGCTCGACGCCGACGACGTCGAACTGTTCGAGGAGCATCTCGCCGGCTGCTGGGCCTGCGCGGCGGAGCTGGAGTCACTCATTCCGATCGTCGGGTTGATGTCCACCGTCGACATCGACCAGTTGGAGGACAGCCCCGTCCTCCCTCAGTCCGGCCCCACCGGTGTGAACCGGGCTGGTGGGGCGGACGACAGCGACGGCGGCGCGCCGGTGCCGATCCGGCAGACCGTGCGGTCCGACGTCGACCAGCTTCGCGGCCCCGGTCAGGTCCGTCCGCTCGGCCGCGCCGGTAGGTCCCGACGGCTGTTCGCCGGCCGCCCGCTGCAGATCGCCGCCGGGTTCGTGCTGATGGCGACGCTCACCGGTTTCTCGTTCTTCGCCGGATCGGCCTGGTCCGGCGGGTCGGCGACACCGCAGGCCGGGCCGCAGACGTCGGTCTCGGCCAGCCCGTCACCGGTCGATCCGCAGTCCGGGGTCGGTGGTCCGGAGGTCACCGGCGAAAAGTTCAACGCGGTCGACCCCACCACCGGAGTGGAGGCGGACGTGGTGCTGGAGGAAGCCGCCTGGGGCACCCAGGTGTCGTTCGCGCTGCGCCGCGTACCGGGCCCGATGCAGTGCCGGATCGTGGTGCTGCGGGCTTCCGGCACCGCCGAGGTGATCTCCACCTGGAAGGTGCCCGACGCCGGGTACGGCACCGCGGAGCAGCCCGCGCCGTTGCTGCTGAGCACGTCGACGGCGGCACCCCGGGACGACATCGAACGGATCCAGTTCCAGGCGGTCGACCAGTCCGGGGTCGCTACCGCGATCGTCACCGTACCGGTCTGA
- a CDS encoding spermidine synthase, with protein MGRIRRTAPPAVQVDTGTARLVPDPDRRRAYTLLLDGTQQSHVDLDDPTHLEFEYVRRMAAAIDLAAPAGAPLRVLHLGGGALTLPRYLAATRPGSSQRVVEIDAALTELVRRELPWPADRNLRVRVGDARAAVEQARTDSYDLVVADVFADARTPARLTSVEFVAEVARVLAPDGQLLSNVADGPPLGWARRHLASVRQVLPGICLIADAAVLRQRRYGNLVVVAGRAVPAVGELARRAAGDWFPSRVLHGAALDRLIATASPIADATAQPSPPPPDGIFPGGR; from the coding sequence GTGGGCCGTATCCGCAGGACAGCGCCGCCCGCGGTCCAGGTAGACACCGGCACCGCGCGGCTCGTCCCGGACCCGGACCGGCGGCGGGCGTACACCCTGCTGTTGGACGGCACCCAGCAGTCGCACGTCGATCTCGACGATCCGACGCACCTGGAGTTCGAGTACGTCCGCCGGATGGCCGCGGCGATCGATCTGGCCGCCCCGGCCGGTGCCCCGCTGCGGGTGTTGCACCTCGGCGGCGGTGCGCTGACCCTGCCCCGCTACCTGGCCGCCACCCGGCCCGGGTCGAGCCAGCGGGTGGTGGAGATCGACGCCGCGTTGACCGAGCTGGTCCGCCGCGAACTGCCCTGGCCGGCCGACCGCAATCTGCGGGTCCGGGTCGGTGACGCGCGGGCCGCCGTCGAGCAGGCCCGGACGGACAGCTACGACCTGGTGGTCGCGGACGTGTTCGCCGATGCCCGCACCCCGGCGCGGCTGACCTCGGTCGAGTTCGTCGCCGAGGTCGCCCGGGTGCTCGCGCCCGACGGCCAACTGCTGTCCAACGTGGCGGACGGCCCGCCGCTGGGCTGGGCTCGCCGGCATCTGGCGTCGGTACGGCAGGTGCTGCCCGGCATCTGCCTGATCGCCGACGCGGCGGTGCTGCGCCAACGCCGGTACGGCAATCTGGTGGTGGTCGCCGGACGCGCCGTACCGGCCGTCGGGGAGCTGGCCCGGCGGGCCGCCGGTGACTGGTTTCCCAGCCGGGTGCTGCACGGTGCGGCGCTGGACCGGTTGATCGCGACGGCGTCGCCGATCGCCGACGCGACCGCGCAGCCGTCGCCGCCGCCACCGGACGGAATTTTTCCCGGCGGGCGTTGA
- a CDS encoding DNA double-strand break repair nuclease NurA gives MTATVTGRPATGVRWFVEGWQPGYGTSFEAPEAGAPGGNDDGSDGTDLAVELDPAAWQALRQPAEVRAPDVVLLVDGVRRIDASLWSDEPDGVSYPAIAASYAAGVVRCDLRRGAATLAGARPERGLFTPSAAATDLTVGQIRYPARRVDHPDPATLPQVVQPALAALEIAVSEQARADGPDDPADLLVVDGPLRGRQLPNTVGYIKSVSRTYLPANLLPVVTGLRPAERSPVFRHGTRWRSYSWYLRLPGPRGAPWAGIVRVECRPDLTPQAAIALADLSLATLPRFASAPYKDPRAPQNLVPIAGLERRLRAMLGDARLLHRALSLSAAGQESTAWR, from the coding sequence GTGACCGCGACCGTGACGGGCCGGCCGGCCACCGGGGTCCGCTGGTTCGTCGAGGGCTGGCAGCCCGGCTACGGCACGTCGTTCGAAGCACCCGAAGCGGGTGCGCCGGGCGGGAACGACGACGGGTCGGACGGCACCGATCTCGCCGTGGAGCTGGATCCGGCCGCTTGGCAGGCGTTGCGGCAGCCGGCCGAGGTGCGGGCTCCGGACGTGGTGCTGCTGGTCGACGGGGTGCGTCGGATCGACGCCTCGTTGTGGAGCGACGAACCGGACGGGGTGTCCTATCCGGCGATTGCCGCCTCGTACGCGGCCGGTGTGGTCCGCTGCGACCTGCGGCGGGGGGCGGCGACGTTGGCCGGAGCTCGCCCGGAGCGAGGGCTGTTCACCCCGAGCGCCGCCGCGACCGACCTGACCGTCGGGCAGATCCGCTACCCGGCGCGGCGGGTCGACCACCCGGATCCAGCGACGTTGCCGCAGGTGGTGCAGCCGGCGCTGGCCGCGCTGGAAATCGCCGTCTCCGAGCAGGCCCGCGCCGACGGCCCGGACGACCCGGCGGATCTGCTGGTGGTGGACGGTCCGCTGCGCGGCCGTCAGCTGCCGAACACCGTCGGCTACATCAAGTCGGTCAGTAGGACGTACCTGCCGGCCAACTTGCTTCCGGTGGTGACCGGGCTACGACCGGCCGAGCGTAGCCCGGTGTTCCGGCACGGCACCCGGTGGCGCAGCTACTCGTGGTATCTGCGGCTGCCGGGGCCACGCGGCGCGCCGTGGGCGGGCATCGTCCGGGTGGAGTGCCGGCCCGACCTGACGCCGCAGGCGGCGATCGCGCTGGCCGACCTCTCGCTGGCGACGCTGCCCCGGTTCGCCTCCGCTCCGTACAAGGACCCCCGGGCACCGCAGAACCTGGTGCCGATCGCCGGGCTGGAGCGACGGCTGCGGGCGATGCTCGGCGACGCCCGGCTGCTGCACCGGGCGCTCAGCCTCTCGGCGGCCGGGCAGGAGAGTACGGCGTGGCGGTGA
- a CDS encoding DUF1990 family protein has product MPSFTYPQAGATAVLRDQAGSVRQAVPPLPAGYRHLRSRTRLRPGSFPAAAEAVLTWRMHRAAGARVTASAPRAEAGVLVTVGLGVGPLRIAAPCAVVWAVDEPDLAGFAYGTLPGHPASGEEAFLVHRDGDRVWLSVVAFSRPVAPIMRLAGPLGALAQRAYAHRLGTALRRLTR; this is encoded by the coding sequence ATGCCCAGCTTCACCTACCCGCAGGCCGGTGCCACCGCCGTGCTGCGCGACCAGGCCGGATCGGTCCGGCAGGCCGTACCGCCGCTGCCCGCCGGCTACCGTCACCTGCGGTCCCGTACCCGACTGCGGCCGGGCAGCTTCCCGGCGGCGGCCGAGGCGGTACTCACCTGGCGGATGCACCGGGCCGCCGGTGCCCGGGTGACGGCGTCGGCTCCCCGGGCCGAGGCCGGTGTGCTGGTGACGGTCGGCCTCGGCGTCGGACCGCTGCGGATCGCCGCGCCGTGCGCGGTGGTGTGGGCGGTCGACGAGCCGGACCTCGCCGGATTCGCGTACGGCACCCTGCCCGGCCATCCGGCCAGCGGCGAGGAGGCGTTCCTGGTGCACCGCGACGGCGACCGGGTGTGGCTGTCGGTGGTGGCGTTCAGCCGACCGGTGGCGCCGATCATGCGGCTGGCCGGCCCACTGGGTGCGCTGGCACAGCGGGCCTACGCCCACCGGCTGGGCACCGCGCTGCGCCGGCTGACCCGCTGA
- a CDS encoding sigma-70 family RNA polymerase sigma factor: MARSTQRWQSIDGRAAERDDEPVTPRTAGSRQQAGTAESSHGDDLVRTLYAEHARPLLGFVLRLTGGDRQRAEDIVQETLLRAWRNAHRLGAQGQASLRPWLVTVARRIAIDDHRSEKARPTEEYDRDLESFAESDGTDQVLRQMTVADALRTLSQPHREILVETYFRGRTVPEAAAELGLPLGTAKSRVYYALRALRTALQQRGVTE, encoded by the coding sequence ATGGCCCGCAGCACGCAACGTTGGCAGAGCATCGACGGGAGGGCGGCCGAGCGCGATGATGAGCCGGTGACGCCACGGACCGCAGGAAGCCGGCAACAGGCCGGGACGGCGGAGTCCAGCCACGGGGACGATCTCGTCCGCACACTGTACGCAGAGCACGCCCGGCCGCTGCTGGGATTCGTGTTACGGCTCACCGGGGGGGACCGGCAACGAGCCGAGGACATCGTTCAGGAGACACTGCTGCGGGCGTGGCGCAACGCCCACCGGCTCGGCGCGCAGGGCCAGGCGTCGCTGCGACCGTGGCTGGTGACCGTCGCCCGACGCATCGCGATCGACGACCACCGCAGCGAGAAGGCCCGCCCGACCGAGGAGTACGACCGGGACCTGGAGAGCTTCGCCGAGTCCGACGGCACCGATCAGGTGCTACGGCAGATGACTGTCGCCGACGCGTTGCGCACGCTCAGCCAGCCGCACCGGGAGATCCTGGTCGAGACGTACTTCCGCGGCCGCACGGTGCCGGAGGCGGCAGCGGAGCTGGGGCTGCCACTGGGTACCGCCAAGTCGCGGGTCTACTACGCGCTACGAGCGCTACGGACGGCGCTGCAACAGCGGGGGGTTACAGAATGA
- a CDS encoding class I SAM-dependent methyltransferase, which yields MTAFTPVLPELTASYLRTGLHQVKGWLNVSTAVYLSGVQAAQRGAGVNGDVAEIGIHHGKSFLCLALNLPADQRAVAIDVFDDQAANLDQSGRGDREIFEQNLATYGAGDNVDIVQSSSLDLEQAGFVAAGRRFRIFSIDGGHTDLITVNDLRIAERTVIDDGLVVLDDVLNRHWLGVITGLFSYLGDGGSLVPAVLVPNKLILATSADQAKHCRAMFAEQFPDGLEKADVPLAGHQIDVYGDRPWLVRGEDGRSEPVTGHELMATITAARLAELEQQLRSARAELDTTHRQLDTTHRQLAATRQQLRAAAQPLYRRAARRLPWLARPVRPVFRRVRAVVRRSRGSSDRDGSLGG from the coding sequence ATGACAGCGTTCACACCGGTCCTGCCCGAGCTGACCGCCAGCTACCTGCGGACCGGTCTGCACCAGGTCAAGGGCTGGCTGAACGTCTCGACCGCGGTGTACCTCAGCGGCGTGCAGGCCGCTCAGCGCGGGGCCGGGGTGAACGGCGACGTGGCCGAGATCGGCATCCACCACGGCAAGTCGTTCCTGTGCCTCGCCCTGAATCTGCCAGCGGATCAGCGGGCGGTCGCCATCGACGTCTTCGACGACCAAGCCGCCAACCTCGACCAGTCCGGACGCGGTGACCGGGAGATCTTCGAGCAGAACCTCGCGACCTACGGTGCCGGCGACAACGTCGACATCGTGCAGTCGTCGAGTCTCGACCTGGAGCAGGCCGGCTTCGTCGCCGCCGGGCGCCGCTTCCGGATCTTCTCCATCGACGGCGGCCACACCGATCTGATCACGGTGAACGACCTGCGAATCGCCGAGCGGACCGTGATCGACGACGGGCTGGTGGTACTCGACGACGTCCTCAACCGGCACTGGCTCGGCGTGATCACCGGCCTGTTCAGCTACCTCGGCGACGGCGGCAGTCTGGTGCCCGCCGTGTTGGTGCCCAACAAGCTGATCCTGGCCACCTCGGCGGACCAGGCGAAACACTGCCGGGCGATGTTCGCCGAGCAGTTCCCGGACGGGCTGGAGAAAGCCGACGTACCGCTGGCCGGCCATCAGATCGACGTCTACGGCGACCGCCCCTGGCTGGTACGCGGCGAGGACGGCCGCAGCGAGCCGGTCACCGGTCACGAGTTGATGGCGACGATCACCGCGGCCCGGCTCGCCGAGCTCGAACAGCAACTGCGCTCCGCCCGGGCGGAGCTCGACACCACCCACCGCCAGCTCGACACCACGCACCGCCAGCTCGCCGCGACCCGCCAGCAGCTACGGGCGGCGGCCCAGCCGTTGTACCGACGCGCGGCACGCCGGCTGCCGTGGCTGGCCCGCCCTGTCCGGCCGGTGTTCCGCCGGGTCCGTGCCGTGGTCCGGCGGTCCCGCGGATCGTCGGACCGGGATGGTTCACTGGGTGGGTGA